GGTCAGCAGGTGGTCGCTGGCCTGGGCTGCCATCTCCACCGTGGCCGTCAGCTCATCGATGGGTGTTCCCGTCAGCTGGCACTCGAGCGCCAGCAGCAACACCACCGTGTGCTGGAAGCTTCGGCAGGCCACCCCGCCGAGCTCGGGCTCGGCCAGGAGTTCGACAGTGGCCGAGCAGCGTTCGGTGATGGCTGATCCGGCGGTGTTGGTCAGCGCCACCGTCGTGGCGGTGGAATCCAGGCGGTCGAGTGCGTCCAGTGTCTCCACCGACCCGCCTGAGGCGGAGGTCGCAACGACCAGGGTGCCCGGCCCCCAGTTCGGCAGCAGCTGGGATGATGCGATGTCGGAGACTGCGCATACGCCACGCGCACGCAATCGTGCCGCGGCGACACCGGCTGCGTACGCGGAGGACCCCATGCCGAGGAAGACGACACGCGATATGTCCTCCGTGATCACCGACGCCCACGGATTCCGCTGTGCCAGAGCCATGGCCAGTCCGGACAACACCTCCGGCTTGCGGGTGAGGTCGGCGGCGAAGGCATCAGGATTCATCGGCTCATCTCGTGCAGTAGGGCGGGTAGGGCGGCATCGGGAACATACATCCAGCGGGGCAGATGGCGACCGGCGTAGACGATCTCACGCAGTACCTGCTGTAACCGCAGGGCGATGAGTGCACCGTCGACATGCAGTTCGGCGTGCCCGTTGTCGGCGAGCCTGCTCAGGTAGGCGTCGTAGAGCGCAGTGCGTGCCGTCAGGTCCACTGGTCGCAACTGCTCGGGTGTGAATTCACCGCGGCGGGCCGCGACGATGCCGACATGTGCCAAAGACTGGATGATCCCGGCCAGGTCGACCGCCGCCGGTGCGGGTAGCACACGCTCGGCCGGGGGGAGAACGGGATTGCCGTCGAAGTCGTTGACCAGCAACGTGTTCGACGAACTGAGGATCTGGCCGACATGTAGATCCCCGTGGGCGTCCAATATCGGTACACCGGCGAGAGCGGCCAGGTCCTGCAGAGTTGTCGCGATGGCGTCGGCGTGTCGGGTGAGAAGGTCGGCCAGCTGGGGATCGGCCAGTCGGCGCGCGGCATCGAACGTCGTGAACGCATTGTCGCGCCAACGGCGGGCATCGGTGTCGGTCGCGATGGTGACTGTCGCGGCCAACGCGCAATGCATGTCGGCGATCACTTCCCCCAGTGACGCACAGGTGCGCAGCACGGCGGCGTGATCACCGGTTCGCGCCGCGTCCAGAAACAGGTCGACGGCCCACGTCCAGCCGTCGACTGCACCCGGCAGGTATCCGGTGATCGTCGCCACGAGGGTTTCCTGGTCGTCATCGGGCACCCAGGTGAGTACCGCCCACGGCGTGGGCATCGCGGTGAAACCGGAAGCGATCAGGTGGGTCAGGCGTCCGACCGCCGGGTGTGGCCCGCGCTCCAGGTGCGTTGCCCACTTCACCACCGCGGTATCGCCCACGATCACGGACTCGTTGGTCTGGTCGACCCCTACCGCTCGCTCTCCATTCGGCACCCGGCCGTTGGCCCATGACACCACTTCGAAACGGCCGGCCGAGGTGCGACCGGCAGTGCCGACGATGAGCTCGAGCAGGGCTTCTGCCGCACCGTCACCCGGGCTGGCACGACGGATCCCGCCGTCGCGGACCACCGGAACAGCTGAGAACTCACCGTCGCTGCTGATGATCGCGAGCGCATGCCGATCCCCCAGTGGCAGCAGATCGAGCGGGGCGGTGAGCGGATCGTCGGTATCCGAGATCACGGTCAGCTGCGGTGTTCGAGGCCGACACGTTCGATGACATCGGCCGCCACTCGCAGTCCGTCACGCTCGCGGATCTTCTCGCCGATCTGCGAAACCCGTTCGCGTAGATCATGATCGGCCAGGATGCGGTCCAGGGCGTCGACCAGGTCGCCGTCGGCGAAGTGATAGGTGTCCAGTCGCACCCCGAGGTTCAGCTCGTCGACCCGCTGCGCGTTCTCGTACTGATCCCAGAACAAGGGCAGGACGATCAGCGGTTTGCCGAAATGTAGTGACTCGGTGGTGGTGTTGTTCCCGCCGTGCGATATCACCGCATCGACCAGCGGGATGATCCTGGTCTGCGGCAGCATCTGCTCGCCGACCATGTTGTCGGCCAGCCGGATCTGGTCGGCTTGGGGGCCCTTGCTGACGATGAAGCGATGCGGCGTACGGCCCAGCACGTCGACCAGTCGTTGCATCAAGGCGACGTCGGCGGCACCCAGCGAGCCGAGCGACAGATAGACCAGCGCGCTGCCCTCCGGGCGCTGTGCCATGCTCGGCGGAAGTTCGTAGGCTTCGTCGGTCTCTCGAATGCTGGAGTCGACGCGCGTCCAGGAGTCGTCGAGCGCGCGACGATCGACATAATCGGCCTCGGCGGGATAGATGTAGATGGTGGCGGCATTGTCGCGAGGCATGAATTCCAGCTCGGGGAGCGTCGCGGCACCCTGAGCGCGGACCCAGGCATCGAAATCCGCCCACATCGGACGCAGGACACGGTCGAATTCGGCGCGATAGCTCTCCCATTGCGACGGGTCGTCACTGGGGAGTCCGGAAAACGGCGGCGGCACATCGGGTCCTGGCACCTCCAATGGACTACAGGAGATGAATCGGACGAAGGGCTTGCCGGCGGTGGCCAGCGCGGGGAACAGGATGACATTGTCTTCGACGATCACGTCGGGCTGATGGGTGGCGACGATCTCTCGCAGCCGCGCCTCGCTGTATTTCGCGCCGTCGATCAGCGCCTGGAACGTCGGTGCGATGAAGGACTCGATCTGCTCGATGGTCGGCTTGGCGAACTCGGGTGCGGTGCCGGCGATGAAATCGGTCCAGAACTGTCCGGCGTCGGCGTCGGCATCCTGGGGGCTCGGCTCGGCGAGATCGACCAATTCTTCGACGAAGCCGTACTTTTCGATCTTTCCCGCCCAGGACGACTCGGCGGCGAAGATGATGCGGTGGCCGCGCTCCTGCAGCTTCGCTGCGACACCGATGCACTGGTTGGTAGGCCCGTAGGCGGACTCCGGCCAGAACATGATGGTCAGGGGTGTGCTCATCGTTTCTTCCTTTCGCCATGTTCTGTGCGGGGCAGGGGATGGCCGGTCGTCACCCGTGCGTAGTCGAGGATGAGCTCGGTTGAGGCGTCGGCATCGAGGCTGGGATGGCGTGCCACCATCCGATAGCCGTAGGCGTCCTCGAGCGCGACGATGTTGCGCGCGATGGTCAAGGACGGGGAGGCCAGGGTGAAGGTGCCCTGTGCCGCACCGGATTCGAGGATGACCTGATACATGGCGACCTGGCGATCGAACAACGCCGTGAGCAGCACCCCATAGGTGGGGTAACGGCCTGCCGCGCCACCGAGCTCGCACAACAGTTTGACCGCCGGGTCGTCTGAATCCACCGGGAGACCGGATTCGATGGTGACGACCAATCGACGGTCTGGTTCGGCAATACCTTCGATGGCCCGGAGCCGGTCGTCGTAGAAGCGCTCCATCCCGGCGCGGTTGGCCTCGACGAGCAGGGTCTGTACGTCGGGAAAGTGATAGAGGACCGCGCCAGAGGTCAATCCGGCCTCGGCGGCCACCTGGTTGAGCTGCACATCGGCACCATGTTTCATCACGGCGCGCTGCGCCGCGTTGAGCAACTTCGCGCGTCGTTCTGTACGGCTGACCGGCACGCCCATTCCCCTCAGTCGATGTGGACATCACTGTGCCAGATAACCGCCAGTGGTGGGATATAAATTTGAACAGTTACTCAGTTTTTACATCCCTAGGGGCACCTACGTGCGATGTTATGAATAGATGGCATTGAAGTTCAGTGCAAGTATGTTCCCGATCGTTCAACAGAGATACCGGAGTGCACCATGAGACCCGCCGACGAGTTGCGCGATGCCGTGCCGCGGCCCGTCTGGTGGGACGGAGTGCAAACGGGACCGCGCAGTGAACCGCTGACCGGTCGGCAGCGCGCCGACCTGGTGATCGTCGGTGGGGGGTACACCGGGCTCTGGTCGGCCATCGAGGCGCTGACCGAGCACCCCGATCGTCGTGTCGTCCTGCTCGAACAGGACTGGATCGGCGCGGGTGCCTCCGGCCGCAACGGCGGCTTCGTCTCCGAATCCCTGACCCACGGCATCGCCCACGGTGAGGCGATGTGGCCCGATGAACTCGACGAGCTGCAGCGACTCGGCCGCCAGAACGTCGAGCAGATCGCGGAGTTGCTCCAGCGGCATGATGTCGACGCCGATCTGCGCAGGTGCGGTAAGACCACGCTGGCCAGGACGGCTCACGACGCCGATGCACTTCGGGCTGCGGTCGCGACGTACACCCGGCGCGGTGAGGACGTACGCTTCCTCGACCGCGACGAAGTGCGCGCCGATCTCCACTCACCGGCCTTCGTCGGGGGATTGAGGATCTCTGGCGGCGGGCTCGTCGACCCGATGGCGTTGACCCATGGACTGCGCTCGATCGCAGAAAAGCTCGGTGCCGCCGTGTTCGAGCGATCCGCAGCGACCGGTATCGAACGTTCGGGCGCCGGGCTGACCGTGCATGGCACCCACGGACGTGTCGACACCGCGCAGGTCGTGCTTGCCTCCAACGCCTATCCGCCGCTGCTACGGCGACTGCGCGCCTGGGTTCTTCCGGTCTACGACTATGTGCTGGCCACCGCACCACTGACCGCAGATCAGTTGGAATCGATCGGCTGGGCGCAGAACCAGGGGCTCACCGATGCGGGGAATCAGTTCCATTACTTCCGCCGGACCCGCGACGATCGCATCGTGTGGGGCGGCTACGACGCGATCTATCACTTCGGGAATGCCGTGCACAGCAAGCTCGAACAGCGAGACGCCTCGCATCGTGTTCTGGCACAGCACTTCCGACAGACATTCCCGCAACTGGGTTCGCTCCCGTTCACCCACAGGTGGGGCGGCGTGATCGACACCACGAGCCGGTTCACCCCGATCTTCGGGACCGCATACGACGGCAGGCTTGCCTACGCGGTCGGCTTCACCGGCCTTGGCGTGGCCTCGACGCGATTCGGTGCCCAGGTCGCTCTCGATCTGTTGGCGGGCCGCTTGACCGAACGGACCAGGCTGAAGGCGGTTACCGGCACCGCGGTGCCTTTTCCGCCCGAGCCACTGCGCTGGACTGCCGTGCAACTCACCCGCGCGGCACTGGCGCGTGAGGACGAAACCGGCACGCGGGGAGTGCTTCTGCGCATTCTCGACCGGTTCGGTGTCGGCTTCAACAGCTGAGGAGAGGGAGCCATGACCACAGGACTTTTTCATCGAGGACGCAGGGCGGCCGGATCTGGGCATCAGCGCATGCTCATCGATCCCGCCAGCGGTAAGCCCACCTCGACCGTCACCGAGGCCACGGTGGACGAAGCGGCCGCCGCGGTGACGGCGGCGGCCGATGCGTTCGGTGACTGGTCACAACGCACCGCAGGTGAACGTGCACGCGTGCTGTTGAAGTGGGCTGATCTGATCGAAGCCCATGCCGACGAGCTCACTGCGATCGAGGTGGCCGAAACGGGTAAGCCGGAGGCCGTCTTCCGGGATGGCGAACTGCCCTTCGGGACGGACAATCTGCGTTTCTTCGCAGGCGCGGGTCGGTCGCTCGAGGAGACGGGAGCCGGCGTGCTCAGCGCGGGATACACCTCGATGATCGTGCGCCGACCCGTGGGCCCGGTGGTGGGTATCGCACCGTGGAACTTCCCGATGATCATGGCGCTGTGGAAGATCGGCCCCGCGCTGGCGGCCGGGAACACCATCGTGATCAAACCGGCGCCGACGACCCCGACGAGCACGCTCTACATCGCCGAACTCGCCGTCACGGCCGGTATGCCGCCCGGCGTGCTGGAGGTGGTGACCGGTGGTG
The sequence above is drawn from the Mycolicibacterium neoaurum VKM Ac-1815D genome and encodes:
- a CDS encoding SIS domain-containing protein; amino-acid sequence: MNPDAFAADLTRKPEVLSGLAMALAQRNPWASVITEDISRVVFLGMGSSAYAAGVAAARLRARGVCAVSDIASSQLLPNWGPGTLVVATSASGGSVETLDALDRLDSTATTVALTNTAGSAITERCSATVELLAEPELGGVACRSFQHTVVLLLALECQLTGTPIDELTATVEMAAQASDHLLTRESDWLPTVSECLLGPVETHLCAPAHRLSSAQQGALMFREGPRRSAIGCETGDWSHVDVYRTKNTDMRMLVFAGSAWEAQLAEWTGPRQTTVVAVGGTVPTATTCVRYPGDGVDDVRLLTETLVPELVAARAWQAQS
- a CDS encoding glucosamine kinase, which codes for MISDTDDPLTAPLDLLPLGDRHALAIISSDGEFSAVPVVRDGGIRRASPGDGAAEALLELIVGTAGRTSAGRFEVVSWANGRVPNGERAVGVDQTNESVIVGDTAVVKWATHLERGPHPAVGRLTHLIASGFTAMPTPWAVLTWVPDDDQETLVATITGYLPGAVDGWTWAVDLFLDAARTGDHAAVLRTCASLGEVIADMHCALAATVTIATDTDARRWRDNAFTTFDAARRLADPQLADLLTRHADAIATTLQDLAALAGVPILDAHGDLHVGQILSSSNTLLVNDFDGNPVLPPAERVLPAPAAVDLAGIIQSLAHVGIVAARRGEFTPEQLRPVDLTARTALYDAYLSRLADNGHAELHVDGALIALRLQQVLREIVYAGRHLPRWMYVPDAALPALLHEMSR
- a CDS encoding glycosyltransferase encodes the protein MSTPLTIMFWPESAYGPTNQCIGVAAKLQERGHRIIFAAESSWAGKIEKYGFVEELVDLAEPSPQDADADAGQFWTDFIAGTAPEFAKPTIEQIESFIAPTFQALIDGAKYSEARLREIVATHQPDVIVEDNVILFPALATAGKPFVRFISCSPLEVPGPDVPPPFSGLPSDDPSQWESYRAEFDRVLRPMWADFDAWVRAQGAATLPELEFMPRDNAATIYIYPAEADYVDRRALDDSWTRVDSSIRETDEAYELPPSMAQRPEGSALVYLSLGSLGAADVALMQRLVDVLGRTPHRFIVSKGPQADQIRLADNMVGEQMLPQTRIIPLVDAVISHGGNNTTTESLHFGKPLIVLPLFWDQYENAQRVDELNLGVRLDTYHFADGDLVDALDRILADHDLRERVSQIGEKIRERDGLRVAADVIERVGLEHRS
- a CDS encoding TetR/AcrR family transcriptional regulator, with translation MGVPVSRTERRAKLLNAAQRAVMKHGADVQLNQVAAEAGLTSGAVLYHFPDVQTLLVEANRAGMERFYDDRLRAIEGIAEPDRRLVVTIESGLPVDSDDPAVKLLCELGGAAGRYPTYGVLLTALFDRQVAMYQVILESGAAQGTFTLASPSLTIARNIVALEDAYGYRMVARHPSLDADASTELILDYARVTTGHPLPRTEHGERKKR
- a CDS encoding NAD(P)/FAD-dependent oxidoreductase, giving the protein MRPADELRDAVPRPVWWDGVQTGPRSEPLTGRQRADLVIVGGGYTGLWSAIEALTEHPDRRVVLLEQDWIGAGASGRNGGFVSESLTHGIAHGEAMWPDELDELQRLGRQNVEQIAELLQRHDVDADLRRCGKTTLARTAHDADALRAAVATYTRRGEDVRFLDRDEVRADLHSPAFVGGLRISGGGLVDPMALTHGLRSIAEKLGAAVFERSAATGIERSGAGLTVHGTHGRVDTAQVVLASNAYPPLLRRLRAWVLPVYDYVLATAPLTADQLESIGWAQNQGLTDAGNQFHYFRRTRDDRIVWGGYDAIYHFGNAVHSKLEQRDASHRVLAQHFRQTFPQLGSLPFTHRWGGVIDTTSRFTPIFGTAYDGRLAYAVGFTGLGVASTRFGAQVALDLLAGRLTERTRLKAVTGTAVPFPPEPLRWTAVQLTRAALAREDETGTRGVLLRILDRFGVGFNS